In the Pongo abelii isolate AG06213 chromosome 9, NHGRI_mPonAbe1-v2.0_pri, whole genome shotgun sequence genome, CGTGTTGTAGAGGCAGGGCCAGGTTTTCACAGCAGGTGTATCGTGCTTCTGATAGTTAGGACGTTGGGCCCTGAAACCACTCCCTGCCCTTTCTGTTTCAGTTTGTCCCCCTTCACGTGCACACGTGGCATGCCTGGGTCTCCCCAGTGCGTCTCCTCTCGGGATCTCCGCGTGCCATCGCTGTATGTGTGTTGTCACTGCTGCTGTGGTTGGCCTGCCTGTGGCCTCTGCCATCCTCTCCCTGCCCCTCTGGATGTCTGTGGGgctcatgtgcatgtgtgtgtgcatgcgtgtgcgtGTACGCGCGtgcgtgtgtacgtgtgtgcgcgtgcgtgtgcgtgtgtgtgcacgcacgtgcACCCTGCTTTGGGATCCTGATGTCTCCCCTCCAGGGCCTGGCATATTCCGTGCATGTCTGTCTGTGCCCGTCGTGGTCACCTGTGTGCTGGAGGCTGGTCTCTACCAGAGGGCCGTGGCTCATGTCCACCCTCAGCGTGTGGCTCCCAGTTTGTGGCTGTGTGCTCTCAAAGCTGTTCTATTTTAGCCTGTCCTGAGCCTCATGCTACTGGTCTTCCGTCTCCTCCTCCCTACCTACCCCTACCTCTCTTCCTCCTCATGGGACATTGCATCCTGGTCCCTGGGCAGGCTTTTAGAGCCCCCTTCCTGACCCCCAGCTGAACGGAGCCTGGTGGGTCAAAGAACCCAGCATCTTGGGAACGGCATGGAGTCAGGTGCAGACAGGGCTTCTCGGTGGTGCCCATCTTTCTGTGACCGTGGGTGAGAGCCTTACCAAATGCACAGTCTTCAGCAAGTGGGAGAAGGATGGGAACTGGGGAGCAAGGGGGTGTAGGCTCACCCTATCCAATATGGGGCCATTAAACCTAAATGAGCTTacattcaacaaaattaaaatttcagctcTCAGCCACACTGGCCACATTGCAAATGCTCAAATGCACACGTGTGGCATGTGGCTGCTCCACTGGACAGCACAAACACAGAACAGTCTGTCACTGTGGAGAGTTGTCCTGACCTCACCTGGTCAGTCTCATgtctggagggtgggaagaggattCTTGATGAGCCCAAGCAAACACAGGTGGGGCATCTGGGAAACAGACATTCTGGGCGTGTCTGCAGAGGGTAATGACGCAGAGAGGCACCTGGACACACCACACCACGGTGGAGCCTCCCCCTTCCAGGCTGGGGGCGGATGGGATAGAACAAGCCTCTGGGGAGTGGGGGCGGTGGCCAGCTCAGAGACCGACTATGCAAGCCAATGACTGGAGGGTGGGGGGTTTCTGGGGAACAGGAAGAATGGGGACACCCCCCAAAATATCCCCTATAGGAGTAGTTAAGCCACAGTCGCCTGGGGTAGAGGCTGCAAGGAGAATGGGCCCCGGGCATGGGTCTCCAGGGAAAACCAGGTGTCCACGTGGACTGGAGTACCGCTCCTGCCGGCCCGCCGGGGATGGCAGCTGCTGGGGTCTGAGAAGGTCTTGCCACCCCCCAGGCCGGGGTGCCCAACCCAGCTCACTTCCCAGCCCAATCTCATTTGGACTCCCCTGCCCCCAGGTTGCCTGCAGGAGGGAAGACAGTGAACACAGCCCCGGTGCCAGGCCAGACACCCCACGATGAGTCCGACCGCCGGACCGAGCCACACTCCTCCGTCTCAGACCTCGTCAACTCCCTCACCAGCGAGATGCTCATGGTGAGAATGAGGGAGCCTGCGCTGCTCCGAGGAACTGGGCTGGGAGGCCAGGGACGGGAAGAAGAGGGACGTGTGTGGGAATGGGCAACGGCATGGGAGTGGCCAGGCAGGGGAACCGGGTCAGAAGCAGCCTGGAGAGccaggcccagcatggtggccaCTCGGCGCTTGGTGACTGAGTGTACAAGGCCTGGGTTTTCTTCCCAGCTCTTTCACCAAAATATCTTCTCcatgtctcagtttcttcctttgaCAAGTGAAAATAAGAATTCCCATCCTGCTTGGATCCCTCTGTGGATTGAGAAGGGGCCAAAGAAAACCCACTCATGCAAGATACTTTCAGGATCCTAGAGGGaaaggctggagggcagaggaCTCAGGGCAGAAGGTGTCCCCTCCCGAGAGTGATGTCCCCTTAATTGGAGGTCTGGGGTGGAAGGCCTAGCCCAGCGACCTGCCCTATTCCCATGGCTGACGGCCCCTGAGAACAGGAGAGCAGGAATCCACTGGTCCCAGCTCCTCTGAGGGGACAGCTGTGATGGGGTGCTCCTGTCCACACCCACGCCCCACCAGAGGCGCCAACCCTGTGGGATCCTAGTTCTAGGTTGTTTGGCCCAGACAGAGGTTGTGGTTCCCATGGTGCCCCCAGGGGGGCAGCAGTGAGTCACAGCCACTTGCCCCACCTGTACTTTCCAAAGAGGCCCTGGGGGGAGAAAACTGGGGAGATTGGCAGGCAGGGATTAGCTCAGAAGTCTCAGGAAGGCTTGAAGAGGCGATGAGGCTGGGAACCCAGCACCTGCTCTGTTCCTACTGGACTTGACCTGGGACACTTCATCTCCTTGGATTGAACCCCTCCCTTCTGTAGAGAGAAGGAAGTAGGCTTGGGAGCTCGCAGCCCTCCCCACTACCCTGGCACCAGGGCCCCCACCCTTCTGCCATGTAGGGTTCCAGCCAGCTCTAACCATCCATCCCCACTGCCCCTTCTAGCCTGGCGTTTCTCAAATTGCTACGTGCACAGGAATCACCCGGGAACCttggtaaaatgcagattcctggtcAATGGGCCTCAGGTGGGGCCTAaaagcctgcttttttttttttttttttttttgagacagaatctcactctgtcccccaggctggagtgcagtggcacaatctcaactcactgcaacagCTGCCTTCcgagctcaagtaattctcctcccgcagcctcccaagtagccgggattacagtagtacaccaccacgcccagctaatttttctatttttagtagagacggggtttcaccatgttggccaggccagtctcaaactcttagcctcaagtgatccacctgcctcggcctcccaaagtgctgtgattacaggcatgagccactgcgcccagcctatcctGTGGTTTTCTTGAATCCATATTAGAACATCAGATTTTCCACATCCTAGATCTGGTCACCTTGGgcctccccacctctccccttctccctgcccACCAGGCCCCTGTGTGTCTGGCCCTCCACTGCCCTCCTTCCATCTTCCCCCACCCAGGCAGACTGGCCCTGGCTGTCCTCTCTTCTGGACGGGCCATTGCCACAGCCCACCCTGCCTCCCTGCACAGCCTCTTAATTGGTTACAGCTTCCTGGCAGCCAGGTTCCCAGAAGGGACAGCCCCTTCCAAGCCAGCTTGCCTGCCCCTTGCTGCCCCCAGGGAGGAGCCGACAGCTGCAGCCAGCAGAAGGAAGGGCAGGCCTCATCTCCCTCTCCTGTGCTGGGAGGATGCTCAGAGGTGGGAGGGCAGAGTCTAATTGCACAGCTCTGTGCCAATGCTAGGTCGTTGACGTTAACAGCCGTGATAAGCTAAGCAGGGCAGAATCAGCCCACTGTGACCTCAGCCTGTCCTGGTCTCTGGACCCTGGGCTGTGGAATCTGGGGGTCAAGAGACAAGAGTTAAGCACCCAGAGCTGGCCAAAGAAGGAGCTGAGGGGCAGAGGTGTCTGAGAAGAGGCGAGGCCACACCTGCTTCTGGGCACCTCCTGCCCTGATACAGGGGTGGCTTGTTGCTTTTTGAGGCTGACTTCTGCTGGTGCCAGGGCTCAGGAAGCACCTTCCCTGACTGTGATGGGGTGGCCAACCTGGTTGCCATAGAGATGGCTCTGTCCCAGCTGAGTAATTAGGGCTCAGGGTTGTGGCTTAAGAAGGCTGGGAGTGGGCATAGAGCTGCCACCCCTTTCCCAGGTGAAACCTACCGGGCTAGCCCAGGCCTTCCCAAGACCACACCGTTTGGCAGCCAGGAGCCAAGGGACCAGAGGGACCTCAGGTGGGGCTAGGGCCAGCTGGGCTCCAGTCACCAGCAACTCTACCCCAACTTCAGAAGGAAGGGGGAGGGCGAGTGATCTTTGCTGGCAGTGTCTACCCATGCTATGCCCCAGGTGCTCGGTCCCTTTGCCAGTGGGTCAGGCCACGGGGCAGAACTCTAGAAGGAACCCCTTCTAGCTCTCCCAGGACCCCTCAAAGTAGGTCTCATGGTCCCCACTCTGCAGATATAAAAGCAGGGTCAAAGGGTGTGGGGCTGGCATGAGCAGGGAAAAGAGCGTCGGGAAAAAGCAGGCTGTGGGCAGGGAAGCCACATTCTCAATGGGCCTGCGGTGGGGCTTGCAGGTTTATCTGGATCGGCCaaggggtgggggctggagggaACATCTTCTGCTGAAAGGCAGCTCGGTGCTCCCAACTAGGCAAGACTGGGGTAAAGCCTCAGACTCTAGATCTGAGGGCAAGAGCAAGGCGCAGGTGGAAGGGCTGTCAGGATTCCTGGCTGCTAAATACTGGGTTCCATTCCCACCGGCCATTCAATCGCAGGTGACTTGAGGCAAGtgacctaacctctctgtgctcgCAGCCACAGTTGGAACACCGGGAAACTGTTCCAGCTGTGTTCCAAGTGTTCCAGCGGGCATGCCTGCCTCATTGGGATGTTGTAAGAGGTCAGTGAGGACAAGGCACAGGGCACAGGGCAGAGTCTGGTGAGGTGGGCGGCCAGCCAGTCCATGGTAGTTATTATTGTGAGTGTGAGGCCGGgtgcgtggctcatgcctgtaatcccagcactttgggaagctgaggcgggcatatcacttgtggccaggaattagagactagcctgaccaacatggcgaaaccctgcctctactaaaaatacaaaaatcagccagacgtagtggcacgcgcctgtggtcccagctactcaggaggctgaggcatgaaaattgcttgaccttgggaggtggaggtggcagtgagccgggattgcaccactgcactccagccttggcaacagagcgagaccctgtctcaaaaaaacaaaagcaaaaacaaaaaacttatcaTGAGGGTGATTCCGACGCTTTTCACCTGGCACGGTGAGTCCGTGGGTCTTTGCCGGCTTGAGGGGAAACCTCAGTGTTGCCCTGGGGTGCGGGCCTGCTTTAGTGGAAAGAACAGGATTTTGAGTCAGAGAGGGTTCATACTGCTGTGCAgtcttggccatgtgacttaacctctctgaaccagTCTCCTCAGCTAGAGGGTGGTGACACCTGCCTCGCCTGGCTATTGTCAGGATTCCATAAGGAGATGGCGATGCGAGAGTCACTGGTCATGGTAAGAGCGCACTGGATGCATTATTATTATCTGTATTATTTAGTCTTTCAGAGCCTAGGGCTGCCTCTCCAGGATGAAGGAAAGGGCACAAAGCAGGTTTCTACAGGAGAAGTTGGGGAGAGAAAAGATGCCTGCAGTTTTTCTTAACTGTGGTACCCAGGGTCCTACTTCTGTCCCTCATCCAGTCATCATGGGAGATTTTCGAGCCAGGGGTACCTGAGCCATAGAGCCCCCTAACTGGGTCTGTTGTGGTCAGTGGTCTGGGGCTTCGCTCAGGCGGCTGGGGGGTGGGTAGGGTTCTAAAACCTCCTAAGTACTACCAGTGTGCTCACAGGTTCAGACCCTCCTCGCAGCTGCTTCCTGTGGTTCGATGTCAGGATGGGATGACATGCCCACCCTGCCTCTATGTGACTGTCTATTGCTGGGTCAGCCCATGCGCCCTCCCTCCCAGCAGTCCTCAGCCCCCATGGACGGTATAGTCATCTGAGGCGCCTTTTACACAGCACTGATGCCCAGGCCCACACCAGCCCCATCGTCAAACTGCTTGGGGACGGGGCCTGGGGAGTCTGCAATTTTCTTGTCCTTAGTGATTCTGCCTTGCACAAACAGACGTTGCTCCTGAAAACTTGCCTCTCTCATTTTGTAAATCACATCATTCTCCGCACCCTAGAGAGTCACTTTCCAAAGAATTGTTGTGGTAAACTCTTTTGTGATGTGAACAGCCTCCCTCATCTGCTGTGTAGCCCGGGTTTGTGTCGGTGCATCCCACAGTTGGTCCTACCGTGCCACGAGAGGGCAGGGAGGTCTGGGGGGCTCAGGAATCCCAGCACGCCCCAGGGCAGCTGCAACCAGGAAGGCGAGGCAGCAGAGCTGGAGCTTGGGGCAGGTGGCAGACCCAGGGCTGCGGGGAGAGCCTGGGAAGTGAGTGTCGTGCATACCGCTCTGAGGTTCAGGAGACAGGGCTGTCTCAGCTctgccctcccccttcccctcccctcctgggaGACCCTGGTCAAGGCACCTACCCTCTGAGCCTGAGCAGCATCCGTGGGATGTGAGTGTGGGCTGGGCCACCACCTCTGGCCTCTCACCCGTGCTAGCCAGCGGTGGGGACACGGGGGAAGCAGAATCCTCCCCAACCCTGCCggcctctcccccacccccagctctccCCAGGCTCCGAGGAGGATGAGGCCCACGAGGGTTGCAGCCGAGAGAACCTGGGCCGGATCCAGTTCAGCGTCGGCTACAACTTCCAGGAGTCCACGCTCACCGTGAAGATCATGAAGGCCCAGGAGCTGCCGGCCAAGGACTTCAGCGGCACCAGCGACCCCTTCGTCAAGATCTATCTGCTGCCCGACAAGAAGCACAAGCTGGAGACCAAGGTGAAGCGGAAGAACCTGAACCCCCACTGGAACGAGACCTTCCTCTTTGAAGGTGAGTCTAGTGCCACCTTCCCCCGCCATGCTCACCTCTTGCCGTCCACCATCCCCCTACCCAACCACACATGTGgccacatacacagacacatatgtgtacacacacctGCAGGCCCacaaatgcacaaacacacatgcaagcAGATACACTTATGTGCACACCTGCATGCGTGCACAGGCACAGATCCACACACACGTGCTCTTGCACACGCCAACGCAGCCAATGTCCTGGCCCGGTTAACCTGATGCATTTTGTGTCTAGTTGGGATCAGGTCACAGGAGCCCAGTGGAGCCAGCATCACagccagaggctgaggagggaagctggGCCACCGCCTGGTGTTTCAGCCCAGACCCAGAGCTCATCCtgaggagggcagggagggagggaggcacccGTAGGACTCAGAGCTGGAGCACTCTGGAGCCACCAGATCATAGTGGTTCAGTGCACaggctgtggcccaggctgcctgggtttgaatcccagctcttgCCACTTACTCGCTgcgtgactttgggcaagttcctGAGCCTCCCTAtgacttggtttcctcatctaccaaatagagataataatagtgAGGGTTCAACAAATGAGTGAATTgtaaaagcacttagaacagtgcctgacacccAGCAAATGCTTAATACCAGGTTGTTAAACACACTCCATCTGTTGCCGTTCTCTGACCCCCTCCCCCGCATGGGACAGGAACAACAGCTCTGAACCATGCCTGGAGGCCGCTGAGACAAAtgtcctttctctctcctgcaaGCCCTCTCTGAAGGCCGGTCTTTATCTGTTATCTCTGAGGATTCAAGGTAACCAGGAAGCTGGGCGTGTGATTAAGGAGTGATTTCTATCCCAGGGCCTTTGGGTGCCAGGACCCCGCTTAGACAAGCCGTAACTCTTCGCCAACGGCCCCCGGTTCAACCAGGGAGAGTAAATCCCTACTCCAGCTGCCCCAAGCCCTAGCCTTCCAGAATCTTCACCGTGTACCCCAGGGACCTTTCCCCACCTGCCGTCCCAGCCACTTAGCACCCCACCTCTTCTGCAAGATGACAGCCAGGTCACCCACTAAATGGCACTGAGGGTGAGCAGTGAGTGTCCGTGTGTTTCTGGACGCCCTCCTTTGCAGGCACCATGAGGGCCCGTTTAGAGATGGCTCAACCAGCAGGAGGTTCAGCTGTCTGGAGGTATATGTAGGCAGCTGGCAGGGTGAAGTTTTTGAGCAGAACTCCAATCCTCTGGTCTCTTCCACGAGCATGTACCCAGCAACAGCCATGAGCTGGGCACTCTTCTAGGTACTGGGGGTGTAGAAAAGAATGAGGCACCATTATGGCCCTCAAGGCATTTCTGGCCTAATGGAGACACAGATGTGTAGTTAACTCAGCCACACACAGCATGACAGGAGCTGCAGGAAGTCAGTATGAGCTCCCTTTGGTGGTGCTGAAGAAAATTTCCCAGAAGAGGGACCATTCAAAATGGGTTCTGatggatgagtaggagtttgccaGGTAGGAGCCTGCCTCCTCTGGTGTTGATGAGAGCTGACTGGGGTGCAGTGACCTCTTGGAGCTTCCAATATTCCCAGAACACTTGTCCTCGTGCATTTTACCTGAATTGATGCCAAGGGTCCCCTGGGCAAGGTCCCTGGGAGACTCTGAAATAAGCAAGACACAGCTGCCCGCAATATGAGGAAAGGGACCCTGAACAAATTCAGAGAGTCTCCTCTTCCAGCTCACCTGCTCCTGTCAGAGCTCCTCGGTGATTCCAGAGTCTCTGGGGGAAGGTGCTGGAATCCTCTGGAGCTCCTCCTTCCCTTCATCTTCTGCACCAGCCAGGCTGAGGTTCCAGGCGTCCTCCTTCCTGCTCATACCTGGTTTCAGAATCTCCTCACCTCAGGCCTCCGGGCTGGCCTGCGGCTCCGGCACCTCCTGGGCCAGTCCCACCTCTGACTAAGCCTCCAAAGAGCTCATGACTCCTGGCTTCAGATCTTCACCTGGCCCCGTCTTCCTTTCTGCATCCCATTCAAGCcccttctgctcctctccctctgaCCTTAGCGGCCACCTCACCTCCGCACAGTCCTGCTGCTCCATCAGGCCATTTCATTGGCATTGATTCATCTGTTCAATTAtgcattcacttaacaaatatgtatcgagtgcctactatgtgccagaagcGGTGTTAGACACCGAGATCCAGTGGTTGGTAACAGAGAGGCCTTTCTGGGAATCCTTGCCTTCCGGGAGAGCCAGACAAAAatcagggaaagagacagagaaatctATTACCGCGTGTGATACGTTTCTCGGAAAAAAAGGTGCTAGAGTGGATAATGGGATCCGACACTGTCTGGGGTGCCAGGAAAGAatgctgagacctgaaggatgagaGTAGCCAGGAGGGGGTCATGATGGGGCCAGTGTGCGCCCGGCCCTGAGGCGGGAGGAGTCGGGGTGCTGAAGGGCCAGGAAGGAGACCGATGTGGCTGGAGCCCAGTCATTGAGTGGAGAGCGGTCACAAGCCAAGCAGGGAGAGGACAGCCGGGCCAAATTGTGGAAGGACTTGAAGCCAAGGTAGGGTGCCCAGCTTTTATTCTGAGTGCACTGGGAGCCATTGAAAGGCTTTAAGCAGGAGCACATTATGatggaatttctatttttaaaagatctctgGCTGCCGCGTTGAGAATGGACGGTAGGAGAAAGCGTGGACGCGGGGAGGGCGGTTTGGAGACGCTTGCAGCTGCCTAGGCAAGAGGTGCCAGCGGCTTGGATGAGGGAGGTGGCAGTAGAGAAGGGGATGCTGCGGTAGGAAGGATGGAAGCACAGGCAGGAGGAGAGGGGTGTGGAGTCACAGGACACTTGTCACCTCCTGCTTCTGTGCCTTTGTCTTTTCCCTCCCACCGATGCTTCCCCATGTCCCTCTGCCCTGAGTCCTCCTGGGGCCTGCGTACTGGCAGCTGTGGCCACCTAGACAGAGCCACTTGCCCAGACCCGCCTCGGGACGATTGGCAGAGGCTGCTCAGCCACTGAGATGGACACAAGGTACATGGGTGAATGGATGATCGCAGTTCTACTCTTTACTAGCTGGGACTCTGGGCAAGTACTTTAAGCCGTCTAagcctcatctgtaagatggatgAGATGCCATTCACCTTGGAGAATTGTTGAGGGAATCCCATGAGACAGTGACAGTTCTTGCTAGCATTTCAGTAAGGTCTAATTGCAATCCGGTGTGCCTGCTGGCCCGGTGGGGTGGCAGCGGGAGGGCACAGGGCCTGCCTCCTCTTCCCAGGGCCTTCCTTGCCTCCTGGGCCCCGTGCGGCCCCTCTGTCCCTCTCTTCACTCACACTCATCTATACCCCCAGGTTTTCCCTATGAGAAGGTGGTGCAGAGGATCCTCTACCTCCAAGTCCTGGATTATGACCGCTTCAGCCGCAACGACCCCATCGGGGAGGTGTCCATCCCCCTTAACAAGGTGGACCTGACCCAGATGCAGACCTTCTGGAAGGATCTGAAGCCATGCAGTGATGGGAGTGTAAGGCCCCATGGGTGGGCCTTAGCTGGACAGgcagcagggcagggctgggagatCTGGTCCTAGACCATTGTCAACCTTAGGAAGGCCAGGAGGGCTGTGGGAGAGGGTGCAGCCCTCACTAGCAGTCAGAGCATTGGTGCTTGGCACTTGGGGGGACCCACCCGATCTGTAAGAAGGAACCTAGGGCTATGTTCAGGGAACAGAGAGGCGATGGTGGCCCTGGGAGGTGCAGTACACACACCTGCCAGATggggggagacagagtgagacagaggTGACAGACAGGGGCATGGGTAAGCGCCAAGGTCGTCGTAGAGGGGGCCTGGGGGCAGCTAGGCCAATCAGAGAGCTCTGCTAGCCTAGTTCCCCACACCCCTCCTGTTGTACCTCCCAGGGGAGCCGAGGGGAGCTGCTCTTGTCTCTCTGCTACAACCCCTCTGCCAACTCCATCATCGTGAACATCATCAAAGCCCGGAACCTCAAAGCCATGGACATCGGGGGCACATCAGGTACGGGGCTTCTCCAGCAGAGGACgggcgggctggggaggtgcTGGTGACACAAGGGTTACACCGGATGTAGAGAGCAGGGTCTGCAGTGGTCCTCACCCCAATCCgccacacccccacctccagtcCTCACTCCTTACCCTAGAGACCCTGGGGCCCCCCTTTGGAGCACCCTCATCTTGGACTCTGTTCAAGAGTCAAGATGTCAGCATCATCCTGGACTATGTTCTTCCCAGAATCAGAAAGAGAGGGAACATTGTGGGAAGACCTGGGTTCTATCCCCAACTCTGATGCTACTTGTCTGAGATTTTGGGCAAGACCTGGCCTCTCTGGGGCTCGGTTTCCTCGTTGGTAGTAATAGGAGGGCCCCACGTGATCGCTAAGGTCCATCTGCTGATTCTCCCAGGTCCCTCTTGTTCTTGCCTGGGTCTCTTCTTGCCTCTGGGGAAAGCACAcggccctcctgcctcagcttccattCCTGGAAGGGGAAAAGGATCCTAGGAAGTCCCTCCCCCACGGCCCCTCTAacccttccccactccctcccccagACCCCTACGTGAAGGTGTGGCTGATGTACAAAGACAAGCGGGTGGAGAAGAAGAAGACGGTGACAATGAAGAGGAACCTGAACCCCATCTTCAATGAGTCCTTCGCCTTCGATATCCCCACGGAGAAGCTGAGGGAGAcgaccatcatcatcactgtcatggACAAGGACAAGCTCAGCCGCAATGACGTCATCGGCAAGGTAGGGGCAAGGCAGGTGGTGTGGTGCACCTGCTGGCGACAGTGAGGCTCCGTTCCTTAAAAGAAGCAGCGGGAGTAGTGGACGGGCACAGGCTGGACACCAGGAGAGATTGGGATCAGTCTCCTCTCCTCTcaggcctctgtttcttcatccgAAAATAAGGGGATGAGATGACCCCCTCCCTAGGGTTCCTCTCTGAGTGTCCTCCTATGGGTAGGTCAGCTCAGGACAGACCACCAGCTGGGCAGGGAAAGAAGGAGTGCAAGAGAGGAATGGCCTGgatctcaaaagaaaggtttactggACAGGATGATGACTTTGGAGCAGTATTGCCCGGGATCCCGTCTGCACAGGGTGAGCTGCGTGGGGCAGCGTTGGGAGCTGCAGTCAGACTCCAAAGACCTCGTTTCAGTTCCCACTCCATCTGCCGATAAGCAACcatataaccttgggcaagtggcTTGGCCTCTCCCAGCTttagtgttctcatctgtaaaatggagcaacTAATACTGTCCCTGTAGAACTTTACAGGGTGGTGTAAGAATTGCTTGAGGTATGTGGATGTTCTTCTTGTAgaaagttggccgggcacagtggctcacgcctgtaatcccagcactttgggaggccgaggcgggcggatcacctgtggtcgggagtttgagaccagcctggccaacatggtgaaaccccatctctactaaaaatagaaaaattagccgggcatggtggcgggtgcctgtaatcccagctactcaggaggctgtgacaggagaatcccttgtacccgtgaggcagaggttgtagtgagccaagattgcaagactgcactccagcctaggcaacagagcgaaactctgcctgaaaaaaaaaaagcgatcTCTTCATATCACGTAACCAAAAAATTCATACCTGACCTTGAGTTTTCCCAGGATGGGATTCTGTGACATAAACCCTTCCATGTTGCTACCTTAAAATGTCTACTCCTGTGTTTACTTATGGTTTAGTGTTGAGAGCACGGGCTCGGGAGTCAGATTGCCTGGGTCCAAATCCTGGCCTTACTTTTTAACGctgtgacctctctgagcctcatttttctcctctCAAAATGAGAGCGGGATGGTCCTACCCTCACAATGTGCTGGGAGGATTACGTAAGATCACACAGGTGAGCTGTTTAGCATAGGACTTGGAACATATGTTAGCTAGTATGATAATAAAGGGGCATGTATATCCATTCAGGCAGGACAGTTTGACCAGGAGTATGTGAGGAACCAGTGCTCAGGGCAGTCACGGAGGAAGGGGAGATGCCAGGACTGAGTGAGGGGTACACACCTGGGCATTACCCTGTgtgggggaaagggaaagggggacTAGATACCCACAGGGAAGGGAGCTGAGTTGGAGGCAACCCTCAGACAGATGGAGAACTCACCTGCTGGGGTGAGGGAAGCAGCCTGGCCTAAAAGAGGAGAGCTAGCCCTGCTTGTCATCAGGTATGGCACGGGGAGTATGACTGGCCAATCTGTGGTCACAGGTGAGACAACTCCCCAGGACATTGCCACTCATACTCCAGAAAAAGTATGTGCCCCTGCCTGGCCAGGGCTTGGGTCCTGCCGAGCACCCCCTTGATCAGCCCAGCCCAAAGGCCAAGTGACCATATCTACTTTGATATTCTTTTGAAGCTTA is a window encoding:
- the SYT7 gene encoding synaptotagmin-7 isoform X3, with amino-acid sequence MYRDPEAASPGAPSRDVLLVSAIITVSLSVTVVLCGLCHWCQRKLGKRYKNSLETVGTPDSGRGRSEKKAINDLDRDFWNNNESTVQQKWSSYPPKEFILNISPYAPYGDPRLSLNGTLLSGAKVAAAAGLAVEREGRLGEKPAPVPPPGEDALRSGGAAPSEPGSGGKAGRGRWRTVQSHLAAGKLNLSKLPAGGKTVNTAPVPGQTPHDESDRRTEPHSSVSDLVNSLTSEMLMLSPGSEEDEAHEGCSRENLGRIQFSVGYNFQESTLTVKIMKAQELPAKDFSGTSDPFVKIYLLPDKKHKLETKVKRKNLNPHWNETFLFEGFPYEKVVQRILYLQVLDYDRFSRNDPIGEVSIPLNKVDLTQMQTFWKDLKPCSDGSGSRGELLLSLCYNPSANSIIVNIIKARNLKAMDIGGTSDPYVKVWLMYKDKRVEKKKTVTMKRNLNPIFNESFAFDIPTEKLRETTIIITVMDKDKLSRNDVIGKIYLSWKSGPGEVKHWKDMIARPRQPVAQWHQLKA
- the SYT7 gene encoding synaptotagmin-7 isoform X4; its protein translation is MYRDPEAASPGAPSRDVLLVSAIITVSLSVTVVLCGLCHWCQRKLGKRYKNSLETVGTPDSGRGRSEKKAINGTLLSGAKVAAAAGLAVEREGRLGEKPAPVPPPGEDALRSGGAAPSEPGSGGKAGRGRWRTVQSHLAAGKLNLSKLPAGGKTVNTAPVPGQTPHDESDRRTEPHSSVSDLVNSLTSEMLMLSPGSEEDEAHEGCSRENLGRIQFSVGYNFQESTLTVKIMKAQELPAKDFSGTSDPFVKIYLLPDKKHKLETKVKRKNLNPHWNETFLFEGFPYEKVVQRILYLQVLDYDRFSRNDPIGEVSIPLNKVDLTQMQTFWKDLKPCSDGSGSRGELLLSLCYNPSANSIIVNIIKARNLKAMDIGGTSDPYVKVWLMYKDKRVEKKKTVTMKRNLNPIFNESFAFDIPTEKLRETTIIITVMDKDKLSRNDVIGKIYLSWKSGPGEVKHWKDMIARPRQPVAQWHQLKA
- the SYT7 gene encoding synaptotagmin-7 isoform X6, with product MYRDPEAASPGAPSRDVLLVSAIITVSLSVTVVLCGLCHWCQRKLGKRYKNSLETVGTPDSGRGRSEKKAIKLPAGGKTVNTAPVPGQTPHDESDRRTEPHSSVSDLVNSLTSEMLMLSPGSEEDEAHEGCSRENLGRIQFSVGYNFQESTLTVKIMKAQELPAKDFSGTSDPFVKIYLLPDKKHKLETKVKRKNLNPHWNETFLFEGFPYEKVVQRILYLQVLDYDRFSRNDPIGEVSIPLNKVDLTQMQTFWKDLKPCSDGSGSRGELLLSLCYNPSANSIIVNIIKARNLKAMDIGGTSDPYVKVWLMYKDKRVEKKKTVTMKRNLNPIFNESFAFDIPTEKLRETTIIITVMDKDKLSRNDVIGKIYLSWKSGPGEVKHWKDMIARPRQPVAQWHQLKA
- the SYT7 gene encoding synaptotagmin-7 isoform X5, with the translated sequence MYRDPEAASPGAPSRDVLLVSAIITVSLSVTVVLCGLCHWCQRKLGKRYKNSLETVGTPDSGRGRSEKKAINDLDRDFWNNNESTVQQKWSSYPPKEFILNISPYAPYGDPRLSLKLPAGGKTVNTAPVPGQTPHDESDRRTEPHSSVSDLVNSLTSEMLMLSPGSEEDEAHEGCSRENLGRIQFSVGYNFQESTLTVKIMKAQELPAKDFSGTSDPFVKIYLLPDKKHKLETKVKRKNLNPHWNETFLFEGFPYEKVVQRILYLQVLDYDRFSRNDPIGEVSIPLNKVDLTQMQTFWKDLKPCSDGSGSRGELLLSLCYNPSANSIIVNIIKARNLKAMDIGGTSDPYVKVWLMYKDKRVEKKKTVTMKRNLNPIFNESFAFDIPTEKLRETTIIITVMDKDKLSRNDVIGKIYLSWKSGPGEVKHWKDMIARPRQPVAQWHQLKA